In Malus sylvestris chromosome 16, drMalSylv7.2, whole genome shotgun sequence, the following are encoded in one genomic region:
- the LOC126608969 gene encoding uncharacterized protein LOC126608969 yields MAMYEPIKVYSDDEKRGMADRIMGKNINIGGGDGVGAGGDGGDGHMDADVEMAVRPISKSPTGVGGAACKNISNGEAAVASLPSKSRQQQQRLVSLDVFRGLTVALMIIVDDMGGILPAINHSPWNGLTLADLVMPFFLFIVGLSLALAYKKPSCRADATKKAVLRTLKLLALGLFLQGGFFHRVKDLTFGVDITKIRWMGILQRIAIGYIVAALCEIWLKRDGNVNSGRSLLRKYRSQLAVALIITTIYLSSLYGLYVPDWEYQIPVDSSSAPKTFSVKCGVRGDTGSACNAVGMIDRTILGIEHLYKRPVYARTEQCSVNSPDYGPLPADAPSWCQAPFDPEGLLSSMMAIVTCLVGLHYGHIIVHFKDHRERILHWSISSSSLVVLGLTLDLIGMHINKALYTFSYMCITAGAAGILFAAIYLMVDVCGYRRPAIVMEWMGMHALMIFVLIACNILPVVLFGFYWGKPENNILTLIGIGKMK; encoded by the exons ATGGCGATGTACGAGCCTATTAAAGTGTACTCGGACGATGAAAAACGTGGTATGGCGGATCGTATCATGGGGAAGAACATTAATAtcggtggtggtgatggtgttgGTGCTGGCGGTGATGGCGGTGATGGTCATATGGACGCCGATGTTGAGATGGCCGTCCGGCCGATATCAAAGTCTCCCACCGGCGTCGGGGGCGCTGCTTGTAAGAATATTAGTAACGGAGAAGCAGCGGTGGCGTCATTGCCTTCGAAGTCGCGGCAACAGCAGCAACGCCTTGTTTCCCTTGACGTCTTTCGTGGACTCACGGTTGCG CTGATGATAATAGTGGACGACATGGGTGGAATCCTGCCTGCAATTAACCATTCACCTTGGAATGGTTTAACCCTTGCAGATTTAGTCATGCCATTCTTCCTGTTTATTGTTGGTCTTTCCCTTGCACTTGCCTACAAG AAACCGTCATGCAGAGCTGATGCTACGAAAAAAGCAGTTTTACGGACGCTGAAGCTTCTAGCATTAGGCCTTTTTCTTCAAG GCGGATTTTTCCATCGCGTCAAGGATCTTACTTTCGGGGTTGATATCACAAAGATCAGATGGATGGGCATTCTACAG AGAATTGCGATTGGATATATTGTAGCAGCGTTGTGCGAGATTTGGCTAAAGCGTGATGGTAATGTCAACTCAGGAAGATCGCTGCTCAGGAAATATCGATCTCAATT GGCTGTGGCATTGATAATCACCACGATATACCTGTCATCGTTATACGGATTATATGTTCCTGATTGGGAGTACCAGATTCCTGTCGATTCCTCCTCTGCACCGAAAACATTTTCA GTAAAATGTGGAGTACGGGGTGACACGGGATCGGCTTGCAATGCAGTTGGGATGATTGATCGTACGATATTGGGGATTGAGCATTTATATAAAAGACCAGTCTACGCGCGAACGGAG CAATGCAGTGTTAACTCCCCTGATTATGGCCCGTTGCCTGCCGATGCTCCTTCTTGGTGCCAAGCCCCTTTTGATCCTGAAGGACTTCTGAG TTCAATGATGGCCATTGTTACCTGCTTGGTTGGTTTGCACTACGGGCACATCATTGTCCATTTTAAG GATCACCGGGAAAGAATCCTACACTGGTCTATCTCATCCTCGTCTCTTGTAGTCTTAGGCCTCACCCTCGACTTAATTG GCATGCATATTAACAAGGCTCTTTACACATTCAGTTATATGTGTATCACAGCTGGTGCTGCTGGAATTCTCTTCGCTGCAATTTACTTGATG GTCGATGTGTGTGGCTACAGGCGCCCGGCTATTGTGATGGAATGGATGGGAATGCATGCACTGATGATTTTCGTACTCATAGCCTGCAATATATTGCCAGTTGTCCTCTTTGGATTCTATTGGGGGAAGCCTGAGAACAACATT CTTACCTTGATTGGAATCGGAAAAATGAAGTGA